A genomic segment from Aspergillus puulaauensis MK2 DNA, chromosome 1, nearly complete sequence encodes:
- the SEN1 gene encoding putative tRNA-splicing endonuclease (BUSCO:EOG092608AE;~COG:A;~EggNog:ENOG410PFUU;~InterPro:IPR041677,IPR027417,IPR041679,IPR001878, IPR036875,IPR024481;~PFAM:PF12726,PF13086,PF13245,PF13087,PF00580;~go_function: GO:0003676 - nucleic acid binding [Evidence IEA];~go_function: GO:0004386 - helicase activity [Evidence IEA];~go_function: GO:0008270 - zinc ion binding [Evidence IEA]) has translation MEFMDIVAELQTLPSELHILCPRQNDDDHSRYDNDNEVDESGRSVSQLVAEAKDRREKFLSCFRILAYNEEVADIQNWIWHKVDDTLEKCDLCIKQYYVGKIWLMEQLKENYDDEDIEKFSRMLDGWDIKRITRNLTTATAKLKEVPPDQIGLHVLDRASLLSIFETLSCDAMLRNDSLLTEHFDEPFRLIQTKRTLKVSDYIPAVTRFLFDPNQSRSFWAIHSWMRYQRPPTTSEFDWAIKEGLVDALRTASQQPVQVAVIQRLWRGMQLIAKKLDKEQITHNLRALEIDPCRLSVEHLAIQSHGLRFTLNTVQIFLEKAPGDFWDAMQTISPQAIIELVFYNPQLDAFLMQATEGEAYEKSAMKDMLSWVKPFMSSLKGPHQPTACRSLVYQLIDRLQDQRFPNLARYHCFDVGLDSLLHTLRSFTDHEASRESVARIVLSETLGVVSEYIKTILRPPQFAVEQSRQRNIKTLCMDVIRNTLALECQSLKSDYEVILKQGSLQHGVSTYSSSIWDAVIVNLHEDDLALSTSALLGILPLVGLEKFSTREGTVPEKTKFNSIYDHLTHIACQIIERLADFKPEHLDELFKSQDTGSALVSTLFAADSDTYQAAVDLIKNVSSQSARRDAISHLLQSFFTTTMYGFSWSFRRISNMKTFASAPRMIHTGTDIVDILCDSQTGILRTRKLVDRRETLSLQKLWEYLWQALTTIFDETEEWHRRGNDKSVMLEFCRDSIQFADLLFSQYGVFLSAVTDADPSQAAAASENFLKPPTVTMSGMAKWLRLKDEYLATTLVGLVSKILRRLGELSVTTLRADALSFIEGVAVKNTVKTILTPREKAELVRALEAYYKKPVVTASTASLKKQSMITTFAKPTESSASPSPSRATDEFDESDVSDSVLLQLSRSVELNKERIAAVEAKKAEKPTRTLPVTSKPAPATPLKSNLAVQSFREKREKEREAKRQRDLAALARLKKNAPTGVAEQTAMQGSAIAGLGVRGKDHSAPADSMMVSSGSESESESEDELDKELFGPRASSKPDAVKAYEESKKKSLKLQGPVKKIKQVRSAKDMRARLAPDLSSLHRTILAWDFFAGGDLPPNSGRTDYSLVSNAFRDPIEYQRTFEPLLILEAWQGFQSSKEEGSFKSFDIKVATRLSVDAFVEVSTVMPGTEIKDLGIGEADLVLLSKASTPATNSSAPHCMARVAGINRKKGNVEVSYRVNPGNPFINSLGPGAAIFGAKITSLTPLEREFGALMALQYYDLCDEIVRAKPSPILNYSDASLKPLTDNYNVNPAQAKAIKSALDNDAFTLIQGPPGSGKTKTIVALVGALLTKSLGDQGVSISRPTAPGNLRPAARATTSKKLLVCAPSNAAVDELVMRFKDGVKTIHGRNEKLSVIRLGRTDAINTNVLDVTLDELVNARLNQTSRKESGETDLQSIYMEHKAADTAFKETRSKIDQCRAQSLPVPHELEREFDLLKKKKTLLSQQIDNARDKNHTAARDADLNRRRIQQEIINGAHVICATLSGSGHEMFQNLSIEFETVVIDEAAQSIELSALIPLKYGCSKCILVGDPKQLPPTVLSKVASKYQYEQSLFVRMQSNHPKDVHLLDIQYRMHPEISMFPRTAFYEGRLQDGPNMARLRTRPWHQSELLSPYRFFDVQGLHQSATKGHSLVNFAELKVAMQLYERLLTDFRDYNFSRKIGIITPYKGQLRELKNQFANKYGNSIFNVIDFNTTDAFQGREAEVIIFSCVRASNKGIGFLSDIRRMNVGLTRAKSSLWVLGNSQSLVQGEFWKGLITDARQRNLYTDGDIPTILKKPQFTGYKNVEMAEADASESAVPSRAPSAGSISRPSSTSLDNLPSESPFSGTAPRKGTPLISKPEGPSGGYNGLDETRNCGICGSFAHLTPKCDNEESKEIARGNCFRCGEAGHTKFNCAAERCMECGQFGHGSNNCRSTTVLPKHEKTRIAREELHHSRNQKSRVEKQRQKQLGGHDPKVPVIQVPTEKSKVQSTDASGKRKRTDSPATDGSKTSRQGKADQSAPRNAPTGPKNQRRKLDANVPPPSTASLVKPSRDGPAYAPLNNNKNMGEQQTGPGSASHPPRPPQRPGNGPRPPPPMRKKKEADPFIRPKRR, from the exons ATGGAATTCATGGATATTGTCGC GGAGCTTCAGACCCTTCCTAGCGAACTCCATATTCTATGTCCGCGACAAAACGACGACGACCATTCACGATACGATAACGATAACGAAGTCGATGAGTCGGGGAGGAGTGTTTCGCAATTGGTGGCGGAGGCCAAAGACCGCAGAGAAAAGTTCTTATCTTGCTTCCGGATCCTGGCTTACAATGAAGAGGTCGCAGATATACAAAATTGGATTTGGCATAAGGTAGACGACACGTTGGAGAAATGCGACCTTTGCATTAAACAGTACTACGTCGGGAAAATATGGCTTATGGAGCAACTCAAAGAGAACTacgatgacgaagatatCGAAAAGTTTTCTCGCATGCTTGACGGGTGGGACATCAAGCGGATTACCAGAAATCTGACAACTGCAACCGCCAAATTAAAAGAGGTGCCTCCAGATCAAATCGGCCTACATGTGCTGGATAGGGCATCGCTGTTGTCCATCTTTGAGACCTTGAGCTGTGATGCTATGCTACGCAACGACAGCTTACTGACGGAGCATTTCGACGAGCCGTTTAGATTGATTCAAACCAAACGCACTCTCAAGGTTTCGGATTACATTCCCGCTGTCACCCGCTTTTTATTTGATCCCAACCAAAGCCGCAGCTTCTGGGCCATTCATTCTTGGATGCGGTATCAGCGACCTCCAACCACATCGGAATTTGATTGGGCGATCAAAGAAGGCCTTGTTGATGCGTTAAGGACAGCATCTCAGCAGCCGGTGCAAGTAGCTGTAATCCAGCGGCTGTGGCGCGGCATGCAACTCATAGCAAAAAAACTGGATAAGGAGCAAATAACACACAATCTACGCGCGCTGGAAATCGATCCATGTCGCCTCTCCGTTGAGCATCTTGCCATCCAATCCCATGGTTTACGATTCACCCTTAACACCGTTCAGATATTTCTAGAGAAGGCACCTGGGGATTTTTGGGATGCAATGCAGACAATATCGCCTCAAGCTATTATTGAACTGGTGTTTTACAACCCCCAACTGGACGCTTTCCTTATGCAAGCCACCGAGGGCGAGGCATATGAGAAGTCAGCCATGAAGGATATGTTATCATGGGTCAAACCGTTCATGTCATCGCTGAAAGGCCCTCATCAGCCTACAGCATGTAGGTCGCTTGTTTATCAACTGATAGATCGCCTGCAGGACCAGCGCTTTCCAAACCTAGCGAGGTACCACTGCTTTGATGTCGGATTGGACAGCCTACTCCATACGCTTCGCAGTTTTACCGACCACGAAGCATCAAGAGAATCAGTAGCGCGTATTGTTCTGTCTGAAACTCTGGGGGTCGTGAGCGAATATATCAAGACAATCCTCAGGCCTCCACAGTTTGCTGTTGAACAGAGTCGACAACGCAATATCAAAACACTTTGCATGGACGTCATACGCAACACTTTAGCCCTCGAGTGCCAGTCCCTGAAGAGCGATTACGAAGTAATCCTCAAGCAAGGTTCGCTTCAACATGGTGTCAGCAcatattcttcttccatatGGGATGCGGTTATCGTAAACCTTCACGAAGATGATCTCGCTCTTTCAACTTCCGCTTTGCTTGGTATCTTACCATTGGTAGGTCTTGAGAAATTTTCCACGAGAGAGGGGACCGTCCCAGAGAAAACAAAATTCAACTCCATATACGACCACCTTACTCATATCGCCTGCCAAATCATTGAAAGGCTGGCCGATTTCAAACCAGAGCATCTTGATGAACTTTTCAAGAGCCAGGATACTGGCAGTGCTCTTGTATCTACTCTTTTTGCTGCCGACTCCGATACCTACCAGGCGGCGGTGGATCTCATCAAGAACGTTAGCAGCCAGTCCGCTAGAAGAGATGCAATTTCCCACCTTCTCCAATCTTTCTTTACCACGACAATGTACGGATTTAGTTGGTCATTCCGACGGATCTCAAATATGAAGACATTCGCTTCGGCACCGAGAATGATTCATACCGGTACAGATATCGTGGATATCCTCTGCGACAGCCAAACTGGTATACTCAGAACCCGAAAGCTTGTTGATCGCAGAGAAACCCTGTCTCTTCAAAAGCTCTGGGAATATCTTTGGCAAGCATTGACGACCATATTCGACGAGACAGAGGAGTGGCATCGTCGCGGTAATGATAAGTCAGTGATGTTGGAATTTTGCCGTGACAGCATCCAATTCGCGGATCTTTTATTCAGTCAATATGGTGTCTTCTTAAGTGCTGTTACAGATGCAGATCCCTCCCAGGCGGCTGCTGCTAGTGAAAACTTTCTCAAGCCGCCCACGGTGACAATGAGTGGAATGGCTAAGTGGCTCCGACTCAAGGATGAATATCTTGCGACCACATTGGTTGGGCTTGTATCCAAGATTCTTCGTCGTCTAGGTGAACTTAGCGTGACAACGCTAAGAGCCGATGCTTTAAGCTTCATCGAAGGAGTTGCAGTCAAGAATACTGTCAAAACTATACTCACTCCGAGGGAGAAGGCGGAACTTGTGAGAGCTCTAGAGGCCTATTACAAGAAACCTGTGGTGACTGCATCAACTGCGAGCctcaagaagcagagcatgATTACTACATTTGCCAAGCCAACCGAATCTTCTGCCTCACCGAGTCCTTCAAGGGCGACAGATGAATTTGATGAAAGCGACGTTTCCGACAGTGTTCTACTACAGCTCTCCCGATCTGTTGAATTGAACAAAGAACGGATTGCGGCAGtcgaggcgaagaaggcggagaagCCTACGCGAACACTTCCTGTTACTTCAAAGCCGGCGCCTGCAACTCCGTTGAAATCCAACTTGGCCGTTCAATCCTTCCGAGAGAAACgtgaaaaggaaagggaagCTAAGAGACAGCGCGACCTCGCAGCATTGGCACgtctgaagaagaatgcgCCCACAGGTGTTGCCGAACAAACAGCCATGCAAGGCTCCGCGATTGCCGGACTGGGGGTGAGGGGCAAGGATCattctgctcctgctgaTAGCATGATGGTTTCTTCTGGCTCCGAATCCGAATCAGAAAGCGAAGATGAACTCGATAAAGAGCTGTTTGGCCCTAGAGCAAGCTCCAAGCCAGATGCCGTCAAGGCTTATGAGGAGAGTAAGAAAAAGTCATTGAAGCTTCAAGGTCCCGTCAAGAAAATCAAACAAGTGCGTTCTGCAAAGGATATGCGTGCTCGATTGGCTCCCGACCTTTCTTCGCTGCACCGTACTATTCTTGCTTGGGATTTTTTTGCAGGCGGTGACCTACCTCCTAATTCAGGACGCACTGATTATAGTCTTGTATCGAACGCTTTCCGAGATCCAATCGAGTATCAGAGAACATTTGAGCCTCTCCTAATACTCGAAGCCTGGCAAGGCTTTCAATCGtcgaaagaagaaggttcCTTCAAGTCTTTCGATATCAAAGTCGCAACACGTCTGTCGGTGGACGCGTTTGTCGAAGTTAGCACCGTAATGCCGGGCACTGAAATCAAGGATTTGGGTATCGGTGAAGCAGATCTCGTTTTGCTTTCTAAAGCAAGTACCCCTGCAACCAATTCGTCAGCACCTCACTGCATGGCCAGAGTTGCCGGTATCAATAGGAAAAAGGGCAATGTTGAGGTTTCCTACAGGGTTAACCCTGGTAATCCTTTCATTAATTCACTTGGTCCCGGAGCAGCAATTTTTGGGGCAAAAATAACATCTTTAACGCCGCTTGAGCGTGAATTCGGTGCCCTCATGGCACTTCAATACTACGACCTTTGCGATGAGATCGTCAGAGCCAAACCATCGCCTATCCTTAATTACTCGGATGCCAGTCTCAAGCCTCTCACAGATAACTACAATGTTAATCCTGCTCAGGCAAAGGCCATCAAATCCGCACTGGACAATGATGCTTTTACTTTAATCCAGGGACCTCCAGGCTCgggaaagacaaagaccaTTGTAGCGCTCGTGGGTGCACTATTGACCAAGTCCCTTGGGGATCAAGGAGTTTCCATATCACGTCCAACTGCGCCAGGCAATTTGCGGCCCGCTGCAAGAGCAACGACCTCAAAGAAGCTCCTTGTCTGTGCACCCAGTAACGCTGCTGTCGATGAGTTAGTCATGCGATTCAAGGACGGTGTCAAGACAATTCATGGCCGCAACGAGAAGCTGTCAGTTATTCGTTTAGGAAGAACAGATGCTATAAACACAAACGTCCTTGATGTTACTCTCGACGAACTAGTGAATGCGAGGTTAAACCAAACATCTCGCAAAGAATCAGGTGAGACAGACTTACAGTCGATATATATGGAACATAAGGCCGCAGACACCGCGTTTAAAGAAACCCGCTCGAAAATCGACCAATGCAGGGCACAAAGCCTCCCCGTTCCGCATGAGCTAGAGCGAGAATTTGATCTgctcaaaaagaaaaagacccTCTTGAGTCAACAGATCGATAACGCGAGAGACAAGAATCACACTGCTGCCCGCGACGCGGACCTTAACCGCCGACGGATTCAGCAGGAGATAATTAACGGTGCTCATGTCATTTGCGCGACCCTCAGTGGTAGTGGGCATGAGATGTTCCAAAACTTGAGTATCGAATTCGAAACAGTTGTTATTGACGAGGCGGCTCAATCGATCGAATTGAGCGCACTTATTCCACTCAAATACGGCTGCTCCAAATGTATCCTTGTCGGAGATCCAAAACAGCTGCCACCTACGGTTCTATCAAAGGTCGCCTCAAAGTACCAATACGAGCAGAGCTTGTTCGTTCGAATGCAATCAAATCATCCCAAGGATGTGCATTTGCTGGACATTCAATATCGTATGCATCCAGAAATCAGCATGTTCCCGCGCACCGCCTTCTACGAGGGTAGGCTACAGGATGGTCCCAACATGGCGCGTCTACGTACTCGCCCTTGGCATCAGAGCGAGCTTCTTAGTCCGTACCGTTTCTTCGACGTGCAGGGTCTCCACCAAAGTGCTACCAAAGGACACTCCTTGGTAAACTTTGCGGAATTGAAGGTTGCAATGCAGCTCTATGAACGCCTTTTGACAGATTTCCGGGACTATAACTTCAGTCGCAAGATCGGTATCATCACTCCCTATAAAGGCCAGCTAAGGGAGCTTAAAAACCAATTCGCCAACAAATATGGAAACTCGATCTTCAATGTAATCgacttcaacaccacggATGCCTTTCAGGGTAGAGAAGCTGaggtcatcatcttctcctgTGTCCGGGCCTCTAATAAAGGAATTGGTTTCTTGTCCGACATTCGTCGTATGAACGTCGGTCTAACCCGTGCCAAGTCATCACTTTGGGTTCTCGGCAATTCGCAGTCTTTAGTCCAGGGAGAATTTTGGAAAGGTCTAATAACCGATGCTCGTCAAAGAAATCTATACACTGATGGTGATATCCCGACTATTCTCAAGAAACCCCAGTTTACTGGCTATAAGAACGTGGAAATGGCTGAAGCCGACGCCTCAGAATCTGCGGTGCCGTCGAGGGCACCTTCTGCCGGGTCTATCTCCCgaccatcttcaacatctctTGATAACCTTCCATCTGAGTCCCCATTCTCTGGAACTGCGCCACGGAAAGGCACGCCTTTGATATCAAAACCTGAAGGGCCATCGGGTGGCTATAACGGCTTGGACGAAACGCGCAACTGTGGTATTTGCGGGAGCTTCGCTCACCTGACGCCTAAGTGTGACAACGAAGAGTCGAAAGAAATAGCGCGGGGCAATTGCTTCAGGTGCGGAGAAGCCGGCCATACAAAGTTCAATTGTGCCGCAGAACGCTGCATGGAATGCGGACAATTTGGCCATGGTTCAAATAATTGTCGCTCGACAACCGTCTTACCAAAGCATGAAAAGACGCGAATCGCACGGGAGGAACTCCATCATTCTCGAAACCAGAAATCACGAGTTGAGAAGCAGCGCCAAAAGCAACTAGGCGGGCATGATCCGAAGGTGCCCGTTATCCAAGTCCCTACAGAGAAATCGAAAGTCCAAAGCACCGATGCTTCGGGCAAGCGCAAGCGTACAGACTCTCCAGCGACTGATGGCTCCAAGACTTCACGACAAGGAAAGGCTGATCAGAGTGCACCTCGAAATGCACCGACTGGCCCAAAGAATCAGCGACGCAAGCTTGATGCTAATGTCCCCCCGCCAAGCACAGCG AGCTTGGTGAAGCCTTCACGGGACGGGCCAGCGTACGCTCCGCtgaacaataataaaaatatgGGGGAGCAGCAGACAGGCCCAGGTTCTGCAAGT catcctcctcgtccaccacAACGACCAGGAAACGGACCTCGGCCGCCACCACCCATgcggaaaaagaaagaggccGATCCGTTCATTCGCCCAAAGCGACGATAA